One stretch of Streptomyces sp. NBC_00443 DNA includes these proteins:
- a CDS encoding serine/threonine-protein kinase translates to MTGQQPHAVPVPHGYRVGHWEVREPLASGSFATVYAGRPTGEADPALPRRAALKFLPTGTRTPRQLRHLRELAEREVEVLARLRAPRLIRMYETLTVDDPDHPELDGATVIVLERAEGSLDTVLEHDPKPEAGPATLAQVCEGLRQLHHAGWVHGDLKPANVLLMKDASVRLADFNMAAELDGTHAYAPAFATPDYTPPELLWPEMDERGTRIRPSADIWAFGVLAHLVLAGSFPLPGGSTQARTDAVTRYAHGAEELRLSPELPEPWREIVLACLAPTHTERITAEALLRRVERAAHAPRSGRLPRLRPRPWHRHPVVSAMLAAALVLPTALVGGAYAHVNHDDGTPVYEALPAASRAPISTDGKVSVGYDRCPRDSVCFFSEHNGWGDMCSWRGDDANWQAGEETCDWAADGPVRSIFNNLAGNRRNHDVAYYRGTDFEAAGYDRSREAQRTGCDRVNSMDNLAGTYAPHSHRLVDSCASGETTTWGRFLSLFE, encoded by the coding sequence ATGACCGGGCAGCAGCCGCACGCGGTCCCCGTACCGCACGGGTACCGCGTGGGCCACTGGGAGGTACGGGAACCTCTCGCCTCGGGCTCCTTCGCGACCGTGTACGCGGGCAGGCCGACCGGCGAGGCGGATCCGGCCCTGCCCCGCCGGGCCGCCCTGAAGTTCCTGCCGACCGGCACCCGCACCCCGCGTCAGCTGCGTCATCTGCGCGAACTGGCCGAACGGGAGGTGGAGGTGCTGGCGCGGCTGCGGGCTCCCCGCCTCATCCGCATGTACGAAACGCTGACCGTCGACGACCCGGACCATCCCGAGCTGGACGGGGCCACCGTCATCGTCCTGGAACGGGCCGAGGGCTCTTTGGACACCGTCCTGGAGCACGACCCGAAGCCTGAGGCCGGGCCCGCGACGCTGGCCCAGGTCTGTGAGGGCCTGCGTCAGCTGCACCATGCGGGCTGGGTCCACGGCGACCTGAAGCCGGCCAACGTGCTGCTGATGAAGGACGCTTCGGTGCGCCTGGCCGACTTCAACATGGCGGCGGAACTGGACGGCACCCACGCCTACGCGCCCGCCTTCGCCACGCCCGACTACACCCCACCCGAGCTGCTGTGGCCGGAGATGGACGAGCGGGGCACCCGGATCCGCCCGTCCGCCGACATCTGGGCGTTCGGGGTCCTCGCCCACCTCGTCCTCGCGGGTTCCTTTCCGCTGCCCGGCGGCAGCACGCAGGCACGCACCGACGCGGTGACGCGCTACGCGCACGGCGCCGAGGAATTGCGCCTGTCTCCCGAACTGCCGGAGCCCTGGCGGGAGATCGTCCTGGCCTGCCTCGCCCCCACCCACACGGAACGCATCACGGCGGAAGCTCTGCTACGACGCGTGGAGCGAGCGGCGCACGCCCCGCGCTCGGGGCGCCTGCCACGCCTGCGCCCCCGCCCCTGGCACCGGCATCCGGTGGTGTCGGCGATGCTGGCGGCGGCGCTGGTGCTGCCGACGGCCCTGGTGGGCGGAGCGTACGCACACGTCAACCACGACGACGGAACACCGGTGTACGAGGCCCTGCCCGCCGCGTCGAGGGCCCCGATCAGCACGGACGGCAAGGTGTCCGTCGGCTACGACCGCTGCCCGCGGGACAGCGTCTGCTTCTTCAGCGAGCACAACGGCTGGGGTGACATGTGCAGTTGGCGGGGCGACGACGCGAACTGGCAGGCGGGCGAGGAGACGTGCGACTGGGCGGCCGACGGCCCCGTCCGCTCGATCTTCAACAACCTCGCCGGGAATCGGCGGAACCACGACGTGGCCTACTACCGCGGCACGGACTTCGAGGCGGCCGGCTACGACCGCAGCCGCGAGGCCCAGCGCACCGGCTGCGACAGGGTCAACTCCATGGACAACCTGGCAGGCACGTACGCACCGCACTCGCACCGGCTGGTCGACAGCTGTGCGAGCGGTGAGACCACGACGTGGGGCAGGTTCCTGTCCCTGTTCGAATGA